TTGCGCTGTTCACGGTGTTCATCGTGCCGGCGACCTATGCGCTGTCGCTCGCACTGGCGCTGATGGTGAACCGGCTGCGCTTCGCCCAGGCGTTCTTCCGGTCGGTGTTCTTCCTGCCGACGGCCTGCTCCTATGTCGTCGCGTCGGTGATCTGGAAGCTGTCGGTCTTCAACGGGGTGCGGTTCGGGCTGGCCAACACCGTGCTGGGGTGGTTCGGCGCGGACCAGACCGCCTGGCTGTCGACGACCGATCCGCCCTGGTACTGGCTGGTCATCGTGACCGTACGGCTGTGGCTGCAGGCCGGGTTCTACATGATCCTGTTCCTGGCCGGACTGCAGCGGATCTCACCGCAGTTGTACGAGGCAGCGGCGATGGACGGGGCGCGGCCGGGCTGGCAGGTCTTCCGGCACATCACCTTTCCGCAGTTGCGCGCCACGTCCGTGGCGGTGGTGCTGCTGTTGGTGATCAACGCGTTCCAGGCGTTCGACGAGTTCTACAACCTGCTGAGCGATGCGCGCGGCTATCCGCCCTACGCCCGGCCACCGTTGGTCTATCTGTATTACACGGCGCTCGGACAGGACCAGAATCTCGGACTGGGCAGCGCGGGTGCGGTGATCCTGGCGCTGATCATCGCGGTGGCGACGGTCGTCCAGGCCCGCTGGTTCGGCCTCGGCCGCAAGGAGGAGTGAGCACCGATGCATGACGCGCTGACCAGAGCCGGGCGCGCGCTGCGGGTCGTCACCGTGATCGCCCTCGCGCTGCTCTTTCTCATCCCCTTCTACCTGCTGGTGCGGAACGGGCTGGCCACCGAGCGGGAGATCACCTCCCCTGACTGGACGTTCTTCCCGCACGAGCTGCAGTGGTCGCATCTCACCGAGGTCTTCCGGGATCCGAACCTCCCCCTGGGCCGGGCGCTGCTCAACTCCACGCTGATCGCGGTCTCGACGACCGTCGGTACGGTCCTGCTGGCCTCGCTCGCGGGGTACGGTCTGGCCCGGATCCCCTACCGGCACGCCCATGTCGTCTTCTACGCGATCCTGGGGACGCTGATGGTCCCGGCGGCCGTGACGTTCGTGCCGAGCTTCGTGCTGGTGTCGACGCTCGGCTGGATCTCCACTTTGCGGGGCCTGGTCATTCCCACGCTGTTCAGCGCGTTCGCCTGCTTCATCTTCCGGCAGTACTTCCTGGGCTTCCCCAAGGAGCTGGAGGACGCGGCACGGGTCGACGGGCTCGGCTACTGGCGGACGTACTGGCGCATCGTGGTGCCCAACGCCCGGCCGGTCTTCGCCGCCGTCGCCACCATCGTCTTCATCGGTGCCTGGAACGCGTTCCTGTGGCCGCTGGTGATCGGGCAGGACCAGGAGGCCTGGACGGTACAGGTGGCACTGTCGACGTTCACCACCGCGCAGAACCTCAATCTGCACGAGCTGTTCGTGGCCGCGGCGGTCTCGATCGCCCCGTTGGTGGTGGTCTTCCTGCTGCTCCAGCGGTACATCGTGGCGGGGGTGGAGCGCAGCGGGATCGACGACTGAGGCATTGAGCCCGCCCGTCAGGAGGGGGTACGGTGCATGGCATGAGCACGCACCCGACCGTCCGTGAGGTGGCCCCGCGCGAGAGCGGCCCCCACGGCGAGTGCGCGCCCCGCGGCCTGAGCTTTCTGCGCCGCCGCGGCCGGGTGGGATCTCCCCCGGCCGGTTGTTCCTGTACGGCCTGACGGCTTTCCGCGGTGACGGCTTCCCGCATCAGCAGCTTCAGGCGCTGCCGGCGTCATGCACCGACGGGTTCACGGGCTGACGGCCACCTGCACTGACGGGTTCCTGCCCTGACGTGCGGCGGGCGGTGGTCCGTCCGACGACCGCGTCCGCCGTGGCCGCACCCCCACCCCCCGGCCGCCAGGCACATGGCTCCCCTCTCCCTTCCTCCCCCACCCGCCTCCCCTTCTCCCGATCAGGAGGATCAGTTGACGACGCTCGCCGATTCCGCGGCTTCCCCCGCCCCCGTGCCCACCCCCGTCCTGCGCCCCCACCGCATCCCCGCCGACGGCCTCTACGAAGGGCACCGCGTCCTGCGCCGCACTCCCGACCACTGGGAGGACCGGCCCTATGAGCGCTTCGAGGTCGTGCCGCAGGCGGCCACCATCGGGGCCGAAATCCGTGGGGTGGACCTGTCCCGTCCGCTGTCCGACGGCCTGCGCGCGGAGCTGAACCGGGCGTTGCTGGAGTGGAAGGTGCTGTTCTTCCGCGGGCAGCATCTGAGCTCCGCGGCTCAGCGCGAATTCGCGCGCAATTGGGGTGAGCTGGAGACCAACCCGTTGCTGGCGTGGGGCGATTCGAAGGATGTGGTGCGGTTCGACAAGGCGGCAGGCGGGGCCCCGACGTTCGAGAACGTATGGCACACGGATGTCACGTTCCGCGAACGCCCGGCGCTGGGTGCGGTGTTGCAACTGCGGGAGGTGCCCCCCGCGGGCGGGGACACCCTGTGGGCCGATATGGCCGCGGCATACGACAATTTGCCTCCGGAAATCCGCGCACGGGTCAATGGGGCGCGGGCGGTGCACGACTATCTCCCGGGTTTCTCGCGCTTCTACTCCACCGTTCAACTGGCGCCATTTCAGGAGCAGTTCCCTCCGGTCGAGCATCCCGTGGTGCGCCGGCACCCGGAGACCGGGCGGCGGATGCTGTTCGTCAACGCCTCCTTCACCACCCGGATCGTGGGCCTGGAGGAGGTGGAGAGCGACCGGCTGTTGCGCGTGTTGTTCCAGCAGGCGCAGGTGCCGGAGTTTCAGGTGCGGTGGCGCTGGCAGGCGGGGGACCTCGCGTTCTGGGACAACCGTGCCACCCAGCACTACGCGGTGAACGACTACGGAACGCACCGCCGAGTCGCGGAGCGGGTCGCCATCGCGGGCGACCGCCCCTACTGACCGCGCGCCCGGTATCTGCGCCGCCCGTCAGGATGCACCTGAGGGGCGACAGCCGGAGCCGGACCGGCCCCCGGAGCCCGACATGCGGCAGGAGTCCGACGTGCGGCAGGAGGCCCCGGGCGCACGGCACGGCACACCGGGCGCGCGACGCGGCATCCCCGGCAGGCGGCATGGCGTACCCGTCGCGCGGCACGGCGTCCCGCACGCGCCCGCAGGTGTGCCCGGCGCCGCTCACCCCAGCCGTTCGTACGCCGCCGCTTCCGCCGGACGCGCACCACGCAGCAGGGCCGCGCCCAGCGGGGTGAGGGTGTGCAGCACCGCGTTGCCCTGCCGCAGGGTGACCAGCAGGCCGGCATCGCGGAGCACCGTCGCATGCTGGCTGGCGGAGGCCAGCGAGACATCGGCCCGGCGGGCGAGTTCGCTGGTGGTGCAGCCGACGCCGATGCCCTGGAGTATCGCGGAGCGGGTCTGGCCGACGAGCCGGCCGAGGGAACGTTCCGGCGGCACCGGCGGGGTGATCCGCGGCACCGGGTGTTCCACCGGATAGACCAGCACGGGCGTCAGATCCGTGTTGTGGAAGGTGACCGGGGTGCGGCGGCAGAAGTACGACGGCAGCAGCAACAGCCCCCGGCCGCCGAGGTGGAGATCGCGGTCCACCGGATAGTCGGCCTCCAGTACGGGCGGGCGCCAGCGCATCATCGGCGGGAGCGAGGCGAGCAGCCGGTCCGCGCCGCCGTCGAGCAGCGCCCTGCCACGGGCGGCCCGGTCGGCCTCGATACGGCACTGGACGCGCGGCCAGTACGGGGCGACGGCCGCCTCGTAATAGCGCTGGAGGATCCCGGCGAGCCGGCCGAGGGCACGGGTGTCGCCCTCGGCCATCGCCCGTATCCACGACGGGAACGGGCGGGTGGCCGTGGAGAGCCGGGACAGTTCCTCGTGCAGCCGGGCGGACGGCGTCTCGCGCAGCGCGGCGAGCGCGTCGGTCATGCCGAGGAGCCCTTCGGCGGGCGTCAGGAAATCGGGAAAATACCCGCGGGTGGGCACGAGCGGCGCCAGCAGTCGCGCTTCGCCATTCAACCTTCCGCGCGTTTCCGATCGCCATTTGCCGAACGCCGAATCGTCCCGTCGGTCGCGCAGCCGGTGAAAGCTTAAGACGGTCTCCCACAGTGCGTCCGGGCGTGCCGCAATGCGCACACGGGCCAGATCGAGTCCACTGAAATGGACGCGTAACACCGAAACCCCCACCTCTGGTTTCCTCAGTCGGCCCCCGGCACGCCTGAGTATGCACGCCAACACGTGCGGTCACCATGCCCTTTTGGCCAGACTTGAAAGTGGTCGCGCCACCGGGCCGGGTGGAGGAAAGCTTGTACTCAATTCAGCGGCGGTGCGAACGGACCGGATTGCTCGATCCCGTGGGGGGTGATGGGCAACCACCCGGCCGCTCGCCAGCCCCGCTGAAGGCCGCACCCCGCGCCGACCGGGGTGACGGCAGCTCCCGAGGGGGGAGTCCGGAAAGAGCGAGGGCGGCACCTCCGCACAGGTGCCGCCCTCGTAAGTCTGACCTGCGAAGACGCCACACAGGCAGGAGCCGCACGGGCCCGCATCCAGCACTCGGATGCGGGCCCTCTTCGGTGCCTGGGATCAGTTGGCGCCCGGGATCAGTCGATGCCCGGGGGCAGTTGACGACGCCCGGGGCGGTTGCTGCCCGGGATCAGTGGGTGCCCCGGGCCCCGCGGTGACGGCGTACGGCGAAGACCGCCCCGGTGCCGAGGAGCACGGCGCCGCCGCCGACGAGGGCGAGCTGCGGCACGGCGGGCGACGCACCGGTCGAGGCGAGGCTGCCGCCGGTGGCTGCCGACGCCGGCTGGGCGGAGGCGGTGGAGCCGGCGGAGGCCGGGGAACCGGCCTGCGCGGCCGGCGTCGACTTCGGCTTCGGGCGGTCCTTGTCCTCGACCTTGCCGGGCTTCGCGTCGCCAACCGTGCCGGGCTTGCTGCCGGCCGGCAGCACCTTCAAGGGGTAGTTGTTCATGGGGCCGAGGACACACGGGTGGTACGCGTCGGAGGCGTCACCCGCGAGGAGGGCGAAGCCATCAATGGCCGGGGCCGCCGCTTCGAGCGTCATCCGCATCTTCACCTCGGTGCGGGCCCCGGGCTTCATGCCCTTGAGGTGCATGGGGTGGGAGGGGCTGTTGGAGTCCAGCTCGTGCCAGCCGGCACCATCGGCCCACTGCACCTTCATGAAGTGCTGCTCCTGGTCCTTGGCGTTCAGACGGAAGAACACCAGCGGGTCCACGTCCAGCGTGCGGTCGGTGGCATTGGCCACGGTGAACGAGAAGCCGACCGTGGTCCCGGCGACCACCTTCGCGGGCAGGCGGTTCGCGAGGACGGTCAGGCCCGGCACGCGTACGCACTCGGCGGCAGCGGCGAGCGCCTTGTCGGCCGCGTCCTTGGCCTTGCGGGCCTCGGCCGAGGCGGTCAGGACCTTGTTCCACTCCCGGAACGCCGCGACATTGGCGTCGTCCCATGCGTCCTTGGCCACCCTGCGCTCGGCGTCCGCGTTCGCCTTGGCGTCGGCGGCGGTCTTGGCCTGTGCCTCGGCGGCGCTCAGCGCCTCCTGAGCCTTGGCCTTCCCGTCCTCGTCCGTGGCCTCGTCCAGCGCGGCCCTGGCGTCCGTGACGGCCTTGTCGGCGGCGGTCTTGTCGGCGTCGGCGGCCTTGGCCGCCTTGTCCGCGGCGAGGTAGGCCGCCTTGAGCGGGTGGGAGTCCTGGTCCAGGGCTTCCATGGTGGTCTTGATCTTCTCGCGGCCGGCCTTCTCGGCGGCAACCGCGTCCTCGTACGCCTTCTTCGCGTCGTCGGCGGCCTTCTTCAGTTCCGCGTAGGTCGGCTTCTGCTGCGTCTGTGCCGGGGCCTTCGGGGTGGCGAAGGCGGTGCTCGCGGAGAGCAGGACCGCAGGTGCGGTGACGGCGGCGACAGCGGCGGTCGCGAGGGTACGGCGAAGGTTCACTAGAGACCTTTTCTGGTCAAAGAGAAGGGAATCCGCCGCGTGAGCGTGGCGCTCAGACGTGCGGGATACCTGGGATCTTATGACCGATATAAGGCCTAAGAACAAGGAAAAAATTACTTCTCGCGAGTGCTCCCACCTCACCCGCAGCAGGTAAAACGGGGCAATACCCGGCAGTTGCCCTCTTTGCCGCGGGTTTTTCTGTGATCTAACCAACGGGACCTTCCGACCGGCCTGCGGCCGGCCCGCCACCGGCCTTCGGCTGCCCTTCGGCCGTCCTTCACCTTCCTACCGGTGCCGGGGCGTTGCGTACGCCGCACCGCGGCGGCACCGGGGCCACGGCGAACGGGCGTCCGCGGACCAAAGACCGAGGGCGGCACCTCCGCACAGGTGCCGCCCTCTTGGGGTGCCGGAGCCGACAGCCGGGCGGCTGAGGGTCGGTGCCCGTACTGCCGGGCTCCGGTGGGTCTTTCACGCCACCGCGGGCGCGCTCGGCGCCCACGGTGACCGGTGGGGGCAGTGGCGCTCACCGCCCCCGGCGCGGTCAGCGGCTGTCGCTGCCCTTGGACTCCGCGGCCGCGCGGCCCGCCTCCAGCCGTGCGACCGGGATACGGAACGGGGAGCAGGAGACGTAGTCCAGTCCGGCCTCGTGGAAGAAGTGGACGGACTCCGGGTCACCGCCGTGCTCGCCGCAGACCCCGAGCTTGAGGTCCGGGCGGGTGGCCCGGCCGGCCGCGACGGCGTTGCGGACCAGGGAGCCCACGCCGTCCTTGTCGATGGTCTCGAACGGGCTGACGCCGAAGATGCCCTTCTCCAGGTACGCGGTGAAGAAGCTGGCCTCGACGTCGTCGCGGCTGAAGCCCCAGACCGTCTGCGTGAGGTCGTTCGTACCGAAGGAGAAGAAGTCGGCCGACTCGGCGATCTGTCCGGCCGTGAGGGCGGCGCGGGGCAGCTCGATCATCGTGCCGAGGGTGAGCTTGAGGCTGACGCCGTGGGCCTTCTCGACCTCGGCGATGACCTGCTCGGCCTCCTCGCGGACGATCTCCAGCTCCTGGACGGTGCCCACCAGCGGAATCATGATCTCCGCACGCGGGTCGCCCTTGGCGTTCTTCCGCTCGGCGGCCGCCTCGGCGATGGCGCGCACCTGCATCGCGAACAGACCGGGGATGACCAGGCCCAGGCGCACACCGCGCAGGCCCAGCATCGGGTTCTGCTCGTGCAGCTTGTGCACCGCCTGCAGCAGCCGCAGGTCGTTCTCGTTGGCGTCCTTGCGGGCCTCGGCGAGCGCGACCCGGACCGACAGCTCGGTGATGTCGGGCAGGAACTCGTGCAGCGGCGGGTCCAGCAGCCGGACGGTCACCGGCAGCCCGTCCATCGACTCGAACAGCTCGATGAAGTCGGCCTTCTGCAGCGGCAGCAGCTGGCTGAGCGCGGCGTCACGGTCGGTCTCGGTGTCGGCCAGGATCAGGCGCTCGACCATCTCGCGGCGCTCGCCGAGGAACATGTGCTCGGTGCGGCACAGGCCGATGCCCTGGGCGCCGAACCGGCGGGCGCGGCCGGCGTCCTCGGCGTTGTCGGCGTTGGCCCGTACGCGCAGCCGGCGGACCCGGTCCGCGTAGGCCATGATCCGGTGGACGGCCTTGACCAGCTCGTCGGCGTCCTCGGCGCCGGCGTGCATCCGGCCCTCGAAGTACTCCACGACCGGGGACGGCACGACCGGCACCTCGCCGGCGTAGACCTTGCCGGTGGAGCCGTCGATGGAGACGACGTCGCCCTCCTCGATGACGGTCCCCTCCTGGGTCGTCATCCGGCGGGCCTTGGTGTCGACCTCCAGCTCCTCGGCGCCGCAGACACAGGTCTTGCCCATGCCGCGGGCGACGACGGCGGCGTGCGAGGTCTTGCCGCCGCGGGAGGTGAGGATGCCCTCGGCGGCGATCATGCCGTTGAGGTCGTCGGGGTTGGTCTCGCGGCGGATCAGGATGACCTTCTCGCCGGAGCGCGACCACTTGACGGCGGTGTACGAGTCGAAGACGGCCTTGCCGACCGCCGCGCCCGGGGAGGCGGCGATGCCGCGGCCGATCGTCTCGGACTTCGCGCCCAGGTCGAAGCGGGGGAACATCAGCTGCGCCAGCTGCGCGCCGTTGACCCGCTGCAGGGCCTCGGCCTCGTCGATCAGGCCCTGGTCGACGAGCTGGGTGGCGATCCGGAAGGCGGCACCGGCGGTGCGCTTGCCGACCCGGGTCTGCAGCATCCACAGCTTGCCGCGCTCGATGGTGAACTCGATGTCGCACAGGTCCTTGTAGTGCGTTTCGAGCGTCTCCATGATCTGCATCAGCTCGTCGTACGACGCCTTGTCGATGTTCTCGAGGTCGGCGAGCGGCACGGTGTTGCGGATACCGGCGACGACGTCCTCGCCCTGCGCGTTCTGCAGGTAGTCGCCGTAGACGCCCTGGTGGCCGCTGGCGGGGTCGCGGGTGAAGGCGACGCCGGTGCCGGAGTCCGGGCCGAGGTTGCCGAAGACCATGGAGCAGACGTTGACCGCGGTGCCGAGGTCGCCGGGGATGCGCTCCTGGCGGCGGTAGAGCTTGGCGCGGTCGGTGTTCCACGAGTCGAAGACCGCGCGCACCGCGAGGTCCATCTGCTCGCGGGGCTCCTGCGGGAAGTCCCGGCCGGTCTCCTTGGACACGATGTCCTTGAAGTGCGCGACCAGGCTCTTGAGGTCGGCGGCGTCGAGCTCGATGTCGACGCGGACGCCCTTGGCCTGCTTGGCCTCCTCCAGCGCCTCCTCGAAGAGCTCGCCGTCCACGCCCAGCACGGTCTTGCCGAACATCTGGATCAGGCGGCGGTAGGAGTCCCACGCGAACCGCTCGTCACCGGCCTGCGCGGCGAGGCCGGAAACCGATGCATCGGAGAGGCCGATGTTGAGGACGGTGTCCATCATGCCGGGCATGGAGAACTTCGCCCCGGAACGGACCGATACGAGCAGCGGGTCGTCGGCCTGGCCGAGCTTCTTGCCCATCTGCTGCTCAAGGGCGTCCAAGTGCTCGGAGACCTCGGCACGCAGTGCCGCGGGCTCGGCGCCGCTCTCGAGGTAGACCTTGCAGGCTTCAGTGGTGATCGTGAAGCCGGGAGGGACCGGAAGTCCCAGGTTGGTCATCTCGGCGAGGTTCGCACCCTTGCCGCCGAGGAGGTCCTTGAGCTCCTTGTTGCCCTCGGTGAAGTCGTAGACGAACTTCACGGACGAAGGCTGGGTTACGTGGGGATCTTGCGTTTCCGGCACGGCACTGACTCCTCGCCGACGGGCTGCCCTGACGGCGAGGAACATACCCAGATCGAAGGCGCATGGGTACGTCCACTTGGTCGACATGCGTGCGTAACCAGCCGTCCGCCACTGGATCGAAAGTGATCATGCATTTGGACGTAGCTTCATTACCTGAATGCATCACTCCGCTACGTAGTCGAAATGGCGACCATGTGCTACTCAGGGCAACGAATGGCGTAATCACTCGAACGCATGACGCATGGCACCCGGTGCCACCATTGGAGAGGTGGAGCCCCGCTAGGGGTGCTCATCTGAGCGCAACCCCTATCAGGGGTGGCGAGAATCACGCGCTCATGTGTGACCCGGTCCCATCATTTGGACCCTCTTCAGTCTCTCGCTCCACGGCCTGTCCACGGAAGACATCCGCCGGGACGCGCACCCGATCCCCTGCGGCCGGCGGATCCGAGCATCGCCATCGGGCCAAGTTCTCGACCCCTGGTTGCCCACCACCCCTCTCCCCCTCTCCCCCTTCGCCCTACCCCTTGGCCCGGCGTCCGCTCCGTCGTGGCCGGGGGTCCTGGCCGTCCAGCAGCTCCAGACGCCGGTCCGCGCCCCGGGTCCCGACCTGCAACACGATCCGGCCCAGCAGATCCGCCAGATCCAGCGCCTCGTCATCGCTCAGGGGCTCGGTGACAAAGGCTTCCTCGGTGTGAAACTCCGGGAAGACCCTGATCATCAGCCGCTCGCCCTCGGGGGTCAGGGACAGCAGGGCGAGCCGCCCGTCGGCCGGATGGGTCCTGCGCTCCAGCAGGCCGCGACCCTGGAGCGTGCGGGCGACGCCGGTGAGCGTGCCCTTGGAGATGCCCGCGTCCTCGGCGACCCGCCGGGTCTCCCGCTCGCCCCAGATCCAGACCACCCACAGCACGACGAAGGCGGTCCAGGTCAGCCCGGCGTCGCGCAGTACGGAGTTCTCGAAGTACTGCCGCACGGCGGCCGCGGCGCGATAGATGCTCGCGACCGCGGCCATCCGCTCGTGACAGACGGGGACGGGGGTGTCGCCGAGTCTGGCCTGGACCGCCTTCTCCGTGTCCGCGAGGGAACGGTGCCCGCTCACCACAACAGCTCCCTCGGCTTCCGCCCGGTCCATATGGCCCGGCGCCCGCATGCGCCCGAGCCGTGACACCCAGTGCCGGTATGGACTCAAACGGTAGCGGCGGGTGGTGGTCGTCCGCCCGCCGACACGCCCCGCACGCCGCCCCGGGTGCCTCCCGGTGCCCCCTGTCCGGTACGAGGGGGAAGTGGCGCCGCTGCTCCGCCGGGCCCGTCCCCCGTACGGGCCCGGCGGAGGGTCACCGGTTCCTCCGGGCGGCCACGGGCGCGCCGCACTCAGGCTGCTGCCTGACGTAACGTCAGGGTCAAGCCCCGGCCGGTGAGGCGCCGGTCAGTACCCCGTGAGTACCTGCGGCAAGGGTGCACCGCACGCCAGTGGGGGCGCCTCGGCCTTCAGCACGAAAGTGAGCCCGGCACCTCCGCCGTATGGGGGAGGTGCCGGGCTCCGTGCACCAGGGTCCGGCGTCAGCCGCCCGACGTGTCCAGCTCCGCGTCGGCGTCCACGCCCGCGCAGTCGTAGGGGTCGTCCAGCCAGCCGTCCGGCAGGACGACGCGGTTGCGGCCGGAGCTTCGGCCACGCGGGCCGTCCGCGCCCACCGGCCACGGCTGGTCCAGGTCCAGCTCCGACAGCAGCGCGTCCAGCTCGTCGAGCGAGGAGGTCACCGCGAGGCTGCGGCGCATCTCGGAGCCGATCGAGAAGCCCTTGGTGTACCAGGCGACATGCTTACGGAAGTCGATCACTCCGCGGGTCTCGTCGCCGATCCACTCGCCGAGCAGGGTGGCGTGCCGCAGCATCACGGCCGCGACCTCCTTGAGGGTGGGCTGCGCGTACCCCTCGGAGGCGTCGCCCCCGGTACCCGTGCCCTCGAAGGCGGCGACCAGATCGCCGAACAGCCACGGCCTCCCCAGGCACCCGCGCCCCACGACCACCCCGTCGCAGCCGGTCTCCCGCATCATCCGCTGTGCGTCGTCGGCCGACCAGATGTCGCCGTTGCCGAGCACCGGGATCTGGGGGACGTGCTCCTTGAGGCGCGCGATGGCGTCCCAGTCGGCGGTGCCGCCGTAGTGCTGGGCCGCGGTCCGCCCGTGCAGGGCGATCGCCGTGATGCCCTCCTCGGCGGCGATCCGCCCCGCGTCGAGGTAGGTGATGTGGTCGTCGTCGATGCCCTTGCGCATCTTCATCGTGACCGGCAGGGTCCCCGCGTTCGCCACCGCCTCGCGCAGGATCGAGCGCAGCAGGTTCCGCTTGTACGGCAGCGCCGAGCCGCCGCCCTTACGGGTCACCTTCGGGACCGGGCAGCCGAAGTTCAGGTCGATGTGATCGGCAAGGTCCTCTTCCGCGATCATGCGGGCGGCCTTGCCGACGGTGTCCGGGTCGACGCCGTACAGCTGGATCGAGCGCGGCTTCTCGGTCTCGTCGAAGTGGATCAGCTGCATGGTCTTCTCGTTGCGCTCGACCAGCGCCCGCGTCGTGATCATCTCGCTGACGAACAGGCCCTTGCCGCCGCTGAACTCCCGGCACAGCGTCCGGAACGGGGCATTGGTGATCCCGGCCATGGGCGCGAGCACCACGGGCGGCTGCACCGCATGCGGACCGATCTGCAGCAGAGTCATGACGGCGATACCTTCGGCTTTCTTCGGCTTCCTTCGGCGGGACGGGCGGGCCGCGGCCGTACGGGCGGTCCGGCCACCGCGATCTCCCATTGTCCCGCACCGCGGGAGCGGCCCTGCCGGGACCGGGCACCCGCGATCGTTGTAGCGTTCAACCATGCCTGATCTCAGCCGCCGTCGGCGTCTCCTGGTGCTGGCGATCTGCTGCATGAGCCTGCTGATCGTCAGCCTCGACAACACCATCCTCAATGTCGCCCTGCCGTCCATTCAGCACGAGCTGCACGCTTCGGTCGCCGGTATGCAGTGGACCATCGACGCCTACACGCTGGTCCTGGCGGCGCTGCTGATGCTGTCCGGTTCCACCGCCGACCGGCTCGGCCGGCGCCGGATCTTCCTGGTGGGGCTGGTGGTCTTCGCGGTCGGTTCGCTGCTGTGCAGCCTGGCGCCAGGGCTGGGGTGGCTGGTGGTCTTCCGGATGGTGCAGGCGGTCGGCGGCTCGATGCTCAACCCGGTCGCCATGTCGATCATCACCAACACCTTCACCGACCCGCGGGAGCGGGCCCGCGCGATCGGGGTGTGGGGCGGGGTCGTCGGCATCAGCATGGCGGCCGGGCCGGTGATCGGCGGGCTGCTGGTGCAGAGCGTCGGCTGGCGCTCGGTCTTCTGGATCAACGTCCCGATCGGGGCGCTGGCGTTCTTCCTGACCCTGCGCTACGTCCCGGAATCCCGCGCTCCCCAGCCGCGCCGTGTCGACCCGGTCGGCCAGCTGCTGGTGATCGCGCTGCTCGGCTCGCTGACGTACGCGATCATCGAGGCCCCGGATGCCGGCTGGACGTCCCCCGAGATCCTGGTGTTCGTCGTGGTGGCGCTGGCGTCCCTGGCCGGTCTGATCGCCTACGAGCGGCGCCGACGTGAACCCCTCATCGACCTGCGGTTCTTCCACAGCGTGCCGTTCAGCGGGGCCACGGTAGTGGCGGTGTGCGCCTTTGCCGCGCTCGCCGGCTTCCTCTTCATCAACACGCTGTATCTGCAGAACATCCGCGGTCTGTCCGCTTTGGACGCCGGTCTCTACATGCTCCCCATGGCCGGGATGACGCTGATCTTCGCGCCGGTATCGGGGCGGCTGGTCGGCAACCGGGGGC
This portion of the Streptomyces sp. 2114.4 genome encodes:
- the ppdK gene encoding pyruvate, phosphate dikinase — translated: MKFVYDFTEGNKELKDLLGGKGANLAEMTNLGLPVPPGFTITTEACKVYLESGAEPAALRAEVSEHLDALEQQMGKKLGQADDPLLVSVRSGAKFSMPGMMDTVLNIGLSDASVSGLAAQAGDERFAWDSYRRLIQMFGKTVLGVDGELFEEALEEAKQAKGVRVDIELDAADLKSLVAHFKDIVSKETGRDFPQEPREQMDLAVRAVFDSWNTDRAKLYRRQERIPGDLGTAVNVCSMVFGNLGPDSGTGVAFTRDPASGHQGVYGDYLQNAQGEDVVAGIRNTVPLADLENIDKASYDELMQIMETLETHYKDLCDIEFTIERGKLWMLQTRVGKRTAGAAFRIATQLVDQGLIDEAEALQRVNGAQLAQLMFPRFDLGAKSETIGRGIAASPGAAVGKAVFDSYTAVKWSRSGEKVILIRRETNPDDLNGMIAAEGILTSRGGKTSHAAVVARGMGKTCVCGAEELEVDTKARRMTTQEGTVIEEGDVVSIDGSTGKVYAGEVPVVPSPVVEYFEGRMHAGAEDADELVKAVHRIMAYADRVRRLRVRANADNAEDAGRARRFGAQGIGLCRTEHMFLGERREMVERLILADTETDRDAALSQLLPLQKADFIELFESMDGLPVTVRLLDPPLHEFLPDITELSVRVALAEARKDANENDLRLLQAVHKLHEQNPMLGLRGVRLGLVIPGLFAMQVRAIAEAAAERKNAKGDPRAEIMIPLVGTVQELEIVREEAEQVIAEVEKAHGVSLKLTLGTMIELPRAALTAGQIAESADFFSFGTNDLTQTVWGFSRDDVEASFFTAYLEKGIFGVSPFETIDKDGVGSLVRNAVAAGRATRPDLKLGVCGEHGGDPESVHFFHEAGLDYVSCSPFRIPVARLEAGRAAAESKGSDSR
- a CDS encoding MarR family winged helix-turn-helix transcriptional regulator produces the protein MSGHRSLADTEKAVQARLGDTPVPVCHERMAAVASIYRAAAAVRQYFENSVLRDAGLTWTAFVVLWVVWIWGERETRRVAEDAGISKGTLTGVARTLQGRGLLERRTHPADGRLALLSLTPEGERLMIRVFPEFHTEEAFVTEPLSDDEALDLADLLGRIVLQVGTRGADRRLELLDGQDPRPRRSGRRAKG
- a CDS encoding TauD/TfdA family dioxygenase, coding for MTTLADSAASPAPVPTPVLRPHRIPADGLYEGHRVLRRTPDHWEDRPYERFEVVPQAATIGAEIRGVDLSRPLSDGLRAELNRALLEWKVLFFRGQHLSSAAQREFARNWGELETNPLLAWGDSKDVVRFDKAAGGAPTFENVWHTDVTFRERPALGAVLQLREVPPAGGDTLWADMAAAYDNLPPEIRARVNGARAVHDYLPGFSRFYSTVQLAPFQEQFPPVEHPVVRRHPETGRRMLFVNASFTTRIVGLEEVESDRLLRVLFQQAQVPEFQVRWRWQAGDLAFWDNRATQHYAVNDYGTHRRVAERVAIAGDRPY
- a CDS encoding helix-turn-helix transcriptional regulator; this translates as MNGEARLLAPLVPTRGYFPDFLTPAEGLLGMTDALAALRETPSARLHEELSRLSTATRPFPSWIRAMAEGDTRALGRLAGILQRYYEAAVAPYWPRVQCRIEADRAARGRALLDGGADRLLASLPPMMRWRPPVLEADYPVDRDLHLGGRGLLLLPSYFCRRTPVTFHNTDLTPVLVYPVEHPVPRITPPVPPERSLGRLVGQTRSAILQGIGVGCTTSELARRADVSLASASQHATVLRDAGLLVTLRQGNAVLHTLTPLGAALLRGARPAEAAAYERLG
- a CDS encoding carbohydrate ABC transporter permease, producing MTAGGTEEAVTDVPAPRAAAGPEAEPRSPGARWLGPQRRNLWFWVFVGPFAIGLGMFTYVPLVWSVYLSFFDAHNTVSPSGSDFVGLGNYGTMLSDPAFLGSLGTFALFTVFIVPATYALSLALALMVNRLRFAQAFFRSVFFLPTACSYVVASVIWKLSVFNGVRFGLANTVLGWFGADQTAWLSTTDPPWYWLVIVTVRLWLQAGFYMILFLAGLQRISPQLYEAAAMDGARPGWQVFRHITFPQLRATSVAVVLLLVINAFQAFDEFYNLLSDARGYPPYARPPLVYLYYTALGQDQNLGLGSAGAVILALIIAVATVVQARWFGLGRKEE
- a CDS encoding carbohydrate ABC transporter permease, with protein sequence MHDALTRAGRALRVVTVIALALLFLIPFYLLVRNGLATEREITSPDWTFFPHELQWSHLTEVFRDPNLPLGRALLNSTLIAVSTTVGTVLLASLAGYGLARIPYRHAHVVFYAILGTLMVPAAVTFVPSFVLVSTLGWISTLRGLVIPTLFSAFACFIFRQYFLGFPKELEDAARVDGLGYWRTYWRIVVPNARPVFAAVATIVFIGAWNAFLWPLVIGQDQEAWTVQVALSTFTTAQNLNLHELFVAAAVSIAPLVVVFLLLQRYIVAGVERSGIDD